The Paenibacillus sp. FSL R7-0204 genome includes a region encoding these proteins:
- a CDS encoding glycoside hydrolase family 48 protein, whose product MKLSSFKKPASIVMTAVLTLSLTSGILNFSPGTAKAASVEKTRFLQLYDQLKDPASGYFSAEGIPYHAVETLLSEAPNYGHMTTSEAYSYWMWLEVLYGYNTGDWSKLESAWDNMEKYIIPINEGDGVQEQPTMSSYNPNSPATYASELSQPDQYPSALNGKYTPGKDPLDAELKATYGNNQTYLMHWLVDVDNWYGFGNLLNPKHTASYVNTFQRGVQESVWEAVSHPSQDNKTFGKPNEGFMSLFTKENSAPSAQWRYTNATDADARAVQAMYWAKDLGYTNTVYLNKAKKMGDFLRYGMYDKYFQKVGSAANGSPQPGTGKDSNQYLMAWYTSWGGGLGSGGDWAWRIGASHAHQGYQNVVAAYALSTATAGLVPSSATAGTDWSKSLTRQLEFYNWLQSSEGAIAGGATNSYGGSYSAYPAGASTFYGMLYDEAPVYQDPPSNNWFGMQSWSMERVAELYYILASSGDTTSDNFKMAKRVIENWIDWSSDYAFVGSRPVSDAAGYYLDQQGNRILGGANPQVATVAAPGEFWIPGNVEWHGQPDTWNGFSSFNGNSSLKAVTKDPGQDTGVLGSYIKALTFFAAGNKAEHGNYTALGGTASQLAKSMLDTAWGYNDGLGITTLEKRADYFRFFTKEVYFPAGWSGTFGQGNTIPGNATVPSDPAKGGNGVYASYTDILPKIKNDPKWSYLEGKYNTSYNKTTKTWDNGAPEFTYHRFWSQVDMATAYAEYDRLINNGSGPMPTATPTTTPTATPTATATPTPTATPTTVPTATPTATPTTVPTATPTVAPTATPTTVPTATPTVAPTATPAVGNLVVQYRTTDTNATDPQFRPQLRIINNGTTAVDLSKVKVRYYYTIDGERAQQFNVDYAALGGSNVLGSFVKLEPAVTGADHYVEISFSAGAGSLAPGANTGEIQLRINKTDWSNYNEADDYSYDATKTSFTDWNRVPLYLNGVLVWGVQPQ is encoded by the coding sequence ATGAAGCTAAGTTCATTCAAGAAACCGGCCTCCATAGTCATGACTGCTGTTCTGACCCTTTCCCTCACCAGTGGAATCCTCAATTTCAGCCCGGGAACCGCCAAGGCGGCATCGGTGGAGAAGACCAGATTCCTGCAATTGTATGACCAGCTGAAGGACCCGGCCAGCGGGTATTTCTCGGCTGAAGGCATCCCGTATCATGCGGTAGAGACCCTGCTCAGCGAGGCGCCTAACTATGGGCATATGACTACCTCCGAGGCCTATAGCTACTGGATGTGGCTTGAAGTGCTATACGGCTATAATACCGGGGACTGGAGTAAGCTCGAATCAGCCTGGGATAACATGGAGAAATACATCATTCCGATTAATGAAGGCGACGGTGTGCAGGAGCAGCCGACGATGAGCAGCTACAACCCGAACAGCCCGGCCACCTACGCCTCAGAGCTTTCTCAGCCGGATCAGTATCCAAGCGCACTGAACGGCAAGTACACTCCGGGTAAGGACCCGCTCGATGCAGAGCTGAAGGCCACCTACGGCAATAACCAGACCTATCTGATGCACTGGCTGGTGGATGTGGACAACTGGTATGGGTTCGGCAACCTGCTGAATCCTAAGCATACCGCCAGCTATGTGAACACCTTCCAGCGCGGTGTGCAGGAATCGGTGTGGGAGGCGGTCTCCCATCCTTCACAGGATAACAAGACCTTCGGCAAGCCGAATGAAGGCTTCATGAGCCTGTTCACCAAGGAAAATAGTGCGCCTTCCGCGCAGTGGCGTTACACCAATGCTACAGATGCTGATGCACGCGCTGTGCAGGCCATGTACTGGGCCAAGGATCTTGGCTATACCAATACGGTCTATCTGAACAAAGCCAAGAAAATGGGCGACTTCCTCCGTTATGGTATGTACGATAAGTACTTCCAGAAGGTTGGAAGTGCAGCTAACGGTTCGCCTCAGCCGGGAACCGGCAAGGATTCCAACCAGTACCTGATGGCCTGGTATACCTCCTGGGGCGGCGGTCTGGGCAGCGGCGGAGACTGGGCCTGGAGAATCGGTGCGAGCCATGCGCACCAAGGGTACCAGAATGTAGTTGCGGCCTATGCGCTGTCCACTGCAACTGCAGGGCTGGTTCCGTCTTCCGCAACAGCCGGAACGGATTGGAGCAAATCGCTGACCCGCCAATTGGAATTCTACAACTGGCTGCAATCCTCTGAAGGAGCGATTGCAGGCGGTGCCACCAATAGCTACGGCGGTTCTTACAGTGCTTATCCTGCAGGAGCCAGCACGTTCTACGGCATGCTATACGATGAGGCACCTGTCTATCAGGACCCGCCATCCAACAACTGGTTCGGGATGCAGTCCTGGAGTATGGAGCGCGTAGCAGAGCTGTATTATATCCTGGCTTCCAGCGGTGATACTACCTCGGATAATTTCAAAATGGCCAAACGGGTCATTGAGAACTGGATTGACTGGTCTTCAGATTATGCTTTTGTAGGCAGCCGTCCCGTATCGGATGCCGCCGGCTATTATCTGGATCAGCAGGGCAACCGGATTCTGGGCGGAGCCAACCCGCAGGTGGCTACTGTGGCTGCACCGGGCGAATTCTGGATTCCGGGCAATGTAGAGTGGCATGGCCAGCCGGATACCTGGAACGGCTTCAGCTCTTTTAACGGCAACAGCAGCTTGAAGGCAGTGACCAAGGACCCAGGGCAGGATACCGGCGTACTGGGCAGCTATATCAAAGCCCTCACGTTCTTCGCCGCAGGGAACAAGGCAGAGCACGGCAACTACACTGCGCTCGGCGGAACCGCTTCGCAGCTGGCTAAGTCCATGCTGGATACCGCCTGGGGCTACAATGACGGCCTTGGAATTACCACTCTGGAGAAGCGTGCCGATTATTTCCGGTTCTTCACCAAAGAGGTCTATTTCCCGGCAGGCTGGAGCGGTACCTTCGGACAGGGCAATACCATTCCGGGGAACGCGACAGTTCCATCTGACCCGGCTAAGGGCGGCAATGGAGTGTATGCGAGCTACACCGATATTCTCCCGAAAATCAAAAATGATCCCAAGTGGAGTTATCTCGAAGGAAAATACAATACTTCCTACAATAAAACCACCAAGACCTGGGACAATGGCGCGCCTGAGTTCACCTATCACCGCTTCTGGTCACAGGTGGACATGGCTACAGCATATGCCGAATATGACCGGCTGATTAATAACGGCAGCGGCCCTATGCCGACAGCTACCCCTACAACCACGCCAACGGCCACTCCGACAGCAACAGCAACACCAACACCAACAGCTACACCAACAACAGTGCCAACAGCCACACCGACGGCTACACCGACAACAGTGCCAACGGCTACACCGACAGTCGCACCGACGGCTACACCGACAACAGTGCCAACGGCTACACCGACAGTCGCACCAACCGCTACGCCTGCTGTAGGGAATCTGGTCGTTCAATACCGTACAACGGATACGAACGCCACCGACCCGCAGTTCCGTCCGCAGCTGCGGATTATCAATAACGGGACCACAGCGGTAGACCTCAGCAAGGTTAAGGTCCGGTATTACTACACGATTGACGGCGAGCGGGCGCAGCAGTTCAATGTCGATTATGCGGCTCTCGGCGGCAGCAATGTGCTGGGCAGCTTCGTGAAGCTTGAGCCTGCAGTTACAGGAGCGGACCACTATGTGGAGATTTCCTTTAGTGCGGGCGCGGGCAGTCTTGCTCCGGGTGCGAATACCGGAGAGATTCAACTGCGCATTAACAAGACCGACTGGAGCAATTACAATGAGGCTGACGATTACTCCTATGATGCAACCAAAACGTCTTTCACAGACTGGAACCGGGTGCCGCTGTATCTGAACGGTGTACTGGTCTGGGGCGTTCAGCCGCAATAA
- a CDS encoding sensor histidine kinase: MKKGIVLKLFLLTAGLCLFLIAAIFILQTVFFKQFYVHQKMKDVNAAVQAYEQDYLNHASNPQEMARLEQDFFQKYNTWITALDTRGNLKYTGDFFMEIKLDHSDEPALAETTITVPLYSFINVEDFSSNRTFLTPWIEEGRTIAIEGLIMNNQPVIQRMGRNRSNLRDESRLENHQMVSKEYEVLEQMNAVQYREQYPTFLVKGTITKVRVPEGAGVSRYTNHLFLDRIKAFQADLLYGDFKDAANAKQVLDVEENHVIYKIFVDRTQDRDGNPAYLFAMTSLQPVNEAVGIIKDYYVYIIIVALLLVLLASFYYSRQIARPLLRINRTTRQMANLDFSEKIPITTKDEIGDLSGNINELSERLHSHILQLEQDIEKEKQLEHTRKEFIAGVSHELKTPLSVIQSCLDILSDGVASHKREHYFAAMGDEVSRMNVLIADMLELAKYESGTYKMDTGSFYIDVVIKRVCAKLTPDFAARQLLLHTSLIPAEVEGNERRIEQVIVNFLTNALFYTPEHESIFITTSEEKDTIRIYIENKGAHIPDEQLEKIWDRFYRGDTSRHRSTGGTGLGLAISKKILEMHGVPYGVNNTSDGVMFYFQLNKKA; this comes from the coding sequence ATGAAAAAGGGGATTGTTCTAAAACTGTTCCTGTTGACGGCGGGCTTGTGCCTGTTCCTGATTGCCGCTATTTTTATCCTGCAAACCGTATTTTTCAAACAATTTTATGTTCATCAAAAAATGAAAGACGTTAACGCGGCGGTTCAGGCGTATGAACAGGACTACCTGAATCATGCCTCGAACCCGCAGGAGATGGCCAGGCTGGAGCAAGACTTTTTTCAAAAGTATAACACCTGGATCACGGCTTTGGACACCCGCGGAAATCTAAAGTATACCGGTGATTTCTTCATGGAAATTAAGCTGGATCATTCAGACGAACCGGCGCTTGCTGAAACAACGATAACCGTGCCGCTATACAGTTTTATCAATGTAGAGGACTTCAGCAGCAATCGCACATTCCTCACTCCCTGGATTGAAGAAGGGAGAACGATCGCCATAGAAGGCTTGATCATGAACAACCAGCCGGTGATCCAGCGGATGGGGAGGAACCGTTCCAATCTGAGAGATGAGAGCCGGCTGGAGAATCATCAGATGGTGAGCAAAGAGTACGAGGTCCTCGAACAAATGAACGCGGTCCAATATCGTGAGCAGTATCCCACCTTTCTGGTCAAGGGAACCATTACGAAAGTCCGGGTACCGGAAGGGGCCGGAGTCTCGCGTTACACCAATCACCTGTTTCTGGACCGCATCAAGGCTTTCCAGGCGGATCTATTGTACGGCGATTTTAAGGATGCCGCGAACGCAAAACAGGTCCTGGATGTTGAAGAAAATCATGTGATCTACAAAATTTTCGTGGACCGCACGCAAGACCGTGACGGAAATCCGGCATACCTGTTCGCGATGACGTCGCTGCAGCCTGTGAATGAAGCCGTAGGGATCATCAAAGACTACTACGTGTATATCATTATTGTGGCCTTGCTGCTCGTACTGCTGGCATCGTTTTACTACTCCCGTCAGATTGCCCGGCCGTTGCTGCGCATCAACCGTACCACCCGGCAAATGGCTAACCTCGATTTTTCGGAGAAAATCCCCATTACCACGAAGGATGAAATCGGAGACTTGTCGGGCAACATTAATGAGCTCTCCGAGCGCCTGCACTCCCATATTCTCCAGCTTGAACAGGACATCGAAAAAGAAAAGCAGCTGGAGCATACGCGGAAAGAATTTATAGCCGGCGTTTCCCATGAGCTGAAGACTCCGTTAAGCGTCATTCAGAGCTGCCTTGACATTTTGAGCGACGGGGTTGCCAGCCATAAGCGGGAGCATTATTTTGCGGCAATGGGAGACGAAGTCAGCCGGATGAATGTGCTGATCGCGGATATGCTGGAATTGGCCAAGTATGAATCGGGTACGTATAAAATGGATACCGGCTCGTTCTATATCGATGTTGTCATCAAGCGGGTATGCGCTAAATTAACGCCGGATTTTGCAGCCAGGCAGCTGCTTCTCCACACTTCGCTGATCCCTGCCGAAGTCGAGGGCAATGAGCGTCGTATAGAGCAGGTCATCGTCAATTTCCTTACCAATGCGCTTTTCTATACGCCGGAGCATGAATCTATCTTCATAACTACTTCGGAAGAGAAGGACACCATTCGCATTTACATCGAAAATAAAGGTGCCCATATCCCCGATGAGCAGCTGGAGAAAATATGGGACCGTTTCTACCGTGGTGACACCTCCCGCCACCGGTCGACCGGAGGGACGGGGCTGGGCCTTGCCATATCCAAGAAAATATTGGAGATGCACGGAGTGCCCTACGGTGTGAACAATACCTCCGATGGAGTAATGTTTTATTTTCAATTGAATAAAAAAGCGTAG
- the cymR gene encoding cysteine metabolism transcriptional regulator CymR: MKISTKGRYGLTIMMELALKFGEGPTSLKSIAEKNGLSEHYLEQLIAPLRNAGLVKSIRGAYGGYILSRETGTITAGDIIRVLEGPISPVDFTEEDDPAKRDLWLRIRDSIADVLDSTTLSDLINFKEESQADNYMFYI, translated from the coding sequence TTGAAAATATCAACCAAAGGACGTTACGGATTAACCATTATGATGGAGCTTGCCCTGAAATTCGGCGAAGGGCCTACATCACTTAAGAGCATCGCCGAGAAAAACGGACTGTCCGAGCATTACCTGGAGCAGCTCATCGCCCCGCTGCGCAATGCAGGTCTGGTGAAGAGCATCCGCGGAGCCTACGGCGGTTATATACTGTCCCGTGAGACCGGCACCATTACTGCCGGAGATATCATCCGCGTCCTGGAAGGCCCGATCTCCCCGGTGGACTTCACCGAAGAAGACGACCCGGCCAAGCGCGACCTCTGGCTGCGCATCCGCGACAGTATCGCGGACGTCCTGGACTCCACCACCTTATCCGACCTGATCAACTTCAAGGAAGAGAGCCAGGCGGATAATTATATGTTTTATATTTAA
- a CDS encoding helix-turn-helix domain-containing protein, protein MGEVHSGLKLLVDASGKSIRQVARDIEYRFETIRKMYNDELRHYPSDLLAKLCDYFECGIEKILIYEKEPPQE, encoded by the coding sequence ATGGGGGAGGTTCATTCCGGGCTTAAGCTACTTGTAGATGCAAGTGGTAAGTCTATCCGGCAGGTGGCCCGAGATATTGAATACCGATTTGAAACAATCCGAAAAATGTACAATGATGAGCTGAGGCACTATCCAAGCGACCTACTGGCTAAACTCTGCGATTATTTTGAATGCGGGATAGAGAAGATACTGATTTATGAAAAAGAGCCGCCACAGGAGTAA
- a CDS encoding glycoside hydrolase family 9 protein, with the protein MSQSKRKTGCIASLSLMLAFTIGSGTAVRPSVTEAASAGFNYAEALQKSIYFYEAQRSGELPADNRVEWRGDSGLQDGADVGHDLTGGWYDAGDHVKFGFPMAYTATMLAWSVYEYKDGYVQSGQLDEILDNIRWATDYFVKAHTAPNELWGQVGNGTADHNWWGPAEVMPMARPAYKIDAAHPGSDLAGETAAALASASIIFRDSDPAYADKLLLHAKQLYNFADTYRGAYSDTITDAKQYYNSWSSYADELSWGGVWLYLATGEQTYLNKAVAASNLWGTNQAGDWGYQWTQSWDDKHYGAQLLLSRITNDPKFIQSTERNMQFWTTGVNGTSDRVTYTPGGLAHLDQWGALRYAANHAFLAFVYADWVTDPVKKNTAQAFAERQINYMLGDNPRNSSYVIGFGANAPEHPHHRTSHGSWSDSQTTPANHRHVLYGALVGGPSKTDAYTDAISDYVSNEVATDYNSAFTGSLARMMMLHGQGQSPLANFPPAETREDEMFTETSVNASGSNFVEIRAVLNNRSAWPARSSSHLSFNYYLDISEAVAAGYGPGDITVKAGGYNQGATVSQLLPYDEANHIYYTKVDFSGTPIYPGGQSAYRKEVQFRIAGPLNTTFWDNSNDFSFKGVAANASAATKNPYIPVYDAGVKVYGELPSGGGTPGEPQVPGRPSGLQAEPGNASVALSWNAVSGATSYTVKRSLVSGGPYTTVGTSTSAVYSDSGLTNGVDYYYVVTASNSVGESTASVQVSAKPREIIVPAGALRVQYRTNDTSPGDSQIRSQFRIINTGTEAIPLSGLKLRYYYTVDGDKPQEFHCDYAAVGSGNLNGSFGKLSAPVTLADSYLEISFAAGAGSLAPGADSGEIQVRFNKSDWTAYNENNDYSYGGTQQTFADWNKVTLYRGGTLVWGLEP; encoded by the coding sequence ATGAGTCAAAGTAAACGTAAGACCGGCTGTATCGCTTCACTAAGCCTGATGTTAGCCTTCACCATTGGTTCAGGGACGGCTGTCCGCCCGTCTGTCACCGAAGCGGCAAGCGCCGGATTTAATTATGCAGAGGCACTGCAGAAATCGATCTATTTCTACGAGGCCCAGCGTTCGGGTGAGCTGCCGGCGGACAACCGCGTGGAATGGAGAGGCGACTCGGGGCTGCAGGATGGTGCCGATGTCGGCCATGACCTGACGGGAGGCTGGTACGACGCAGGGGATCATGTCAAATTCGGCTTTCCGATGGCGTATACTGCGACCATGCTGGCATGGTCGGTCTATGAATACAAGGATGGTTACGTGCAGTCCGGGCAGCTGGATGAGATTCTGGACAATATCCGCTGGGCTACAGACTATTTTGTGAAAGCGCATACTGCACCGAATGAGCTGTGGGGACAGGTAGGTAACGGCACGGCGGATCATAACTGGTGGGGACCGGCGGAGGTCATGCCTATGGCGCGCCCGGCCTACAAGATTGATGCTGCACATCCCGGCTCGGATCTGGCTGGTGAGACTGCCGCCGCCCTTGCCTCGGCTTCCATTATTTTCAGGGATTCAGATCCCGCTTATGCGGACAAGCTCCTGCTGCATGCCAAGCAATTATACAATTTTGCCGATACGTACCGGGGGGCTTACTCCGATACTATCACTGACGCCAAGCAGTATTACAATTCGTGGAGCAGCTATGCCGATGAATTGAGCTGGGGCGGTGTCTGGCTATACCTGGCGACCGGTGAGCAGACCTATTTGAACAAGGCTGTCGCCGCCAGCAATCTGTGGGGTACGAATCAAGCCGGAGACTGGGGTTATCAATGGACCCAATCCTGGGATGACAAGCATTACGGTGCGCAGCTCCTGCTGTCCCGCATTACGAATGATCCCAAGTTCATTCAATCCACGGAACGCAATATGCAGTTCTGGACGACCGGGGTGAACGGCACCTCCGACCGGGTAACGTATACTCCAGGCGGGCTGGCCCATCTGGATCAATGGGGGGCGCTGCGGTATGCAGCCAACCATGCTTTTCTTGCTTTTGTCTATGCAGACTGGGTTACTGATCCGGTGAAAAAGAATACCGCCCAGGCCTTCGCAGAGCGCCAGATTAACTATATGCTGGGCGACAATCCGCGAAATAGCAGCTATGTCATCGGCTTCGGCGCGAATGCACCTGAGCATCCTCACCACCGCACCTCACACGGCTCCTGGAGCGACAGCCAGACCACTCCGGCCAACCACCGGCATGTGCTCTACGGCGCACTTGTTGGCGGCCCCTCCAAGACCGATGCTTACACCGATGCGATCAGCGATTATGTCTCTAATGAAGTTGCAACCGATTACAATTCAGCCTTTACCGGCTCTCTGGCCCGGATGATGATGCTTCACGGGCAGGGGCAGAGCCCGCTTGCGAACTTCCCGCCGGCCGAAACGCGTGAGGATGAGATGTTCACGGAAACTTCCGTGAATGCTAGCGGCAGCAATTTTGTAGAGATCCGCGCGGTTCTCAATAACCGTTCAGCCTGGCCTGCCCGCTCCAGTAGCCATTTGTCCTTCAACTACTATCTGGACATCAGCGAGGCTGTTGCCGCAGGATATGGTCCCGGCGATATCACGGTTAAGGCCGGAGGCTATAATCAGGGAGCTACTGTCTCACAGCTGCTGCCTTACGATGAAGCGAACCATATCTACTACACCAAAGTAGATTTCTCCGGCACTCCCATCTATCCGGGCGGACAGTCTGCTTACCGCAAGGAAGTACAGTTCCGCATTGCCGGACCGCTGAACACCACCTTCTGGGACAACAGCAATGACTTCTCCTTCAAGGGAGTGGCCGCGAATGCTTCAGCGGCAACGAAGAACCCTTATATCCCGGTATACGATGCAGGTGTCAAAGTGTACGGGGAGCTGCCTTCCGGCGGCGGAACGCCAGGTGAACCGCAGGTTCCTGGACGTCCGTCCGGCCTCCAGGCTGAGCCCGGCAACGCCAGCGTAGCCTTGAGCTGGAATGCAGTCAGCGGTGCAACGTCGTATACCGTCAAGCGCTCTCTGGTGAGCGGCGGACCGTACACTACAGTGGGTACGTCTACTTCAGCTGTCTACAGCGACAGCGGACTAACGAACGGAGTGGACTATTATTATGTGGTAACCGCTTCGAACAGCGTAGGGGAGAGTACAGCGTCTGTACAGGTGAGCGCCAAGCCGCGCGAGATTATAGTGCCTGCCGGCGCTCTGCGTGTGCAGTACCGCACCAATGATACCAGTCCCGGAGATTCACAGATCCGCAGCCAGTTCCGGATTATCAATACAGGAACCGAGGCCATTCCGCTCAGCGGTCTGAAGCTGCGTTACTATTACACTGTTGACGGGGACAAGCCGCAGGAATTCCACTGTGACTACGCAGCTGTCGGCAGCGGTAACCTGAACGGAAGCTTCGGGAAGCTTAGTGCACCTGTTACCCTGGCCGACTCTTATCTGGAGATTTCTTTTGCGGCAGGAGCAGGAAGCCTGGCACCAGGGGCAGACAGCGGGGAGATTCAAGTGCGCTTCAACAAGTCCGATTGGACGGCCTACAATGAGAACAATGACTATTCCTATGGCGGCACACAGCAGACCTTCGCGGATTGGAACAAAGTCACCCTGTACCGTGGAGGAACACTTGTCTGGGGCCTCGAACCCTAA
- the mnmA gene encoding tRNA 2-thiouridine(34) synthase MnmA gives MTKANQDIRVVVGMSGGVDSSVTALLLKQQGYDVIGIFMKNWDDTDEFGVCTAETDAEDVRRVCEQIDIPYYTVNFEKEYFDKVFSYFLEEYKAGRTPNPDVMCNREIKFGEFLNKALQLGADYVATGHYARVVEEDGLFKLLRGVDNNKDQTYFLNALNQYQLSKAMFPIGHLPKPEVRRIAEEAGLYTAKKKDSTGVCFIGERNFREFLSQYLPAQSGNMVDIATGEVKGRHDGLMYYTLGQRQGLGIGGSGTGEPWFVAEKDLASNTLYVVQGEKHISLYSTSLIASGVNWIDPDTLGDEPLKCTAKFRYRQPDQGVTLTKRPDGTVHVAFDVQQKAITPGQAVVFYLGETCLGGGTIETADKVAPQAQV, from the coding sequence ATGACAAAAGCTAATCAGGATATCCGGGTCGTCGTCGGGATGTCGGGCGGTGTGGATTCCTCTGTTACAGCGCTGCTGCTGAAGCAGCAGGGATATGACGTCATCGGCATCTTCATGAAGAATTGGGATGATACCGACGAGTTCGGCGTATGTACGGCCGAGACCGATGCCGAGGATGTGCGCCGCGTCTGCGAGCAGATCGATATTCCTTACTATACCGTTAATTTCGAGAAGGAATACTTTGATAAAGTCTTTTCCTATTTCCTTGAAGAATATAAGGCTGGCCGGACCCCGAATCCGGATGTGATGTGCAACCGCGAGATCAAGTTCGGCGAATTCCTGAACAAGGCGCTGCAGCTTGGAGCAGATTATGTCGCTACGGGACATTACGCCCGGGTCGTGGAGGAAGACGGACTGTTCAAGCTGCTGCGCGGCGTGGACAACAACAAGGACCAGACGTACTTCCTCAATGCGCTGAACCAGTACCAGCTCTCGAAGGCCATGTTCCCGATCGGACATCTGCCGAAGCCGGAGGTACGACGGATTGCCGAGGAAGCCGGACTCTATACCGCGAAGAAAAAAGACAGCACGGGCGTCTGCTTCATCGGAGAACGCAATTTCCGCGAATTCCTCAGCCAATACCTGCCTGCACAGTCAGGCAATATGGTCGATATCGCTACGGGCGAAGTGAAAGGCCGGCATGATGGCCTCATGTACTACACGCTGGGCCAGCGTCAGGGACTGGGTATCGGCGGCTCCGGTACAGGTGAACCCTGGTTCGTGGCCGAGAAAGACCTGGCAAGCAACACCCTGTATGTGGTGCAAGGTGAGAAGCACATCAGCCTGTACTCGACCAGCCTTATAGCCTCAGGGGTGAACTGGATCGATCCGGACACTCTTGGCGATGAGCCGCTCAAATGTACGGCCAAGTTCCGCTACCGCCAGCCGGATCAGGGGGTTACCCTGACGAAGCGGCCGGACGGTACGGTACACGTGGCCTTTGATGTTCAGCAAAAGGCAATTACGCCCGGACAAGCCGTGGTCTTCTATCTGGGCGAGACCTGCCTTGGCGGCGGAACGATCGAGACGGCCGACAAAGTCGCGCCGCAGGCGCAGGTGTAA
- a CDS encoding helix-turn-helix domain-containing protein, giving the protein MKNNKEIRTWSNFKKELDYKSEYEKKVISEMAKLVVQITNRRKSLGLTQAQVAERAGITQAQVARLETSSSVPSIETVMKVAIALDMTVGLNAVDEQSAAMMARA; this is encoded by the coding sequence ATGAAAAATAATAAAGAAATCAGAACGTGGAGTAACTTCAAGAAAGAACTGGACTATAAGTCTGAGTATGAAAAAAAAGTAATCAGTGAAATGGCGAAATTGGTAGTACAGATCACCAACAGACGCAAGTCTTTGGGGCTCACACAAGCTCAGGTTGCTGAACGAGCCGGGATTACTCAAGCTCAGGTGGCAAGGTTAGAGACTTCTTCTTCAGTTCCATCCATCGAAACAGTGATGAAAGTCGCAATTGCCTTGGATATGACTGTTGGCCTGAATGCAGTCGATGAACAATCGGCAGCAATGATGGCTCGCGCCTAA
- a CDS encoding response regulator transcription factor → MSKTILIVEDEDILREIMKDYLLEEGYRVIEAIDGKQAVSLFQEHEVDLILLDIMLPELDGWSVCRRIRKTSNVPIIVLTARSDEDDTLLGFELGADDYVTKPYRPLILLARVKRLLESRYIGRHESDTLSGGGISIHFPSRTVSIDGTSSDLTHTEFEILAYLLQNKGIIISREQLITKIWGYDFAGDDRTVNSHIRNLRSKLGTHAKQIVTVVRSGYKFEDEL, encoded by the coding sequence ATGTCCAAAACAATATTGATTGTGGAAGATGAAGATATTTTGCGTGAAATCATGAAGGATTATCTGCTGGAAGAGGGATACCGCGTGATTGAAGCCATTGACGGGAAACAAGCGGTCTCGTTATTTCAGGAGCATGAGGTGGACTTGATTTTGCTGGACATCATGTTGCCGGAATTGGATGGATGGTCCGTGTGCAGGCGAATCCGCAAGACGTCGAATGTGCCGATTATCGTACTGACAGCCCGTTCGGATGAGGACGATACGTTGCTTGGGTTCGAGCTTGGCGCCGACGACTATGTGACCAAGCCTTACCGCCCTCTGATTCTGCTGGCACGGGTTAAGCGGCTGCTTGAGAGCAGGTATATCGGCAGGCATGAGAGCGACACGTTGTCCGGCGGAGGCATTTCGATCCATTTTCCCTCCCGTACCGTTTCGATTGACGGCACCAGCTCCGATCTAACGCATACGGAATTCGAAATATTAGCCTATCTGCTGCAAAACAAAGGGATCATTATCAGCAGAGAGCAGCTGATTACGAAAATTTGGGGATATGATTTCGCGGGCGATGATCGTACGGTCAACAGCCATATCCGCAATCTGCGTTCCAAGCTGGGGACACATGCCAAGCAGATTGTTACGGTGGTGCGTTCAGGATATAAATTCGAGGATGAGCTATGA
- a CDS encoding type II toxin-antitoxin system RelE/ParE family toxin: MAEVIFYYTEKGNSEVEKALTELNESAKRGNRQAAAALDSIYYALEMVESGMPHSRQLEGPLYEIRAKRHRITYFRWEGYIVLLTIFLKSTQQTPKPEIDRARKRMKDWVAREGS; this comes from the coding sequence ATGGCGGAGGTTATATTCTACTACACGGAGAAGGGGAATTCAGAAGTTGAGAAGGCCCTAACCGAACTTAACGAAAGTGCTAAGAGGGGGAATCGACAAGCTGCGGCAGCGCTTGATTCGATTTACTACGCACTAGAAATGGTCGAAAGTGGGATGCCTCACTCAAGGCAACTCGAAGGTCCACTTTACGAAATACGAGCCAAGCGACATCGGATTACGTATTTTCGATGGGAGGGTTACATAGTGCTATTGACGATATTCCTGAAAAGCACGCAACAAACCCCCAAACCTGAAATTGACAGGGCCCGAAAACGAATGAAGGATTGGGTTGCAAGGGAAGGCTCGTAA